The Odocoileus virginianus isolate 20LAN1187 ecotype Illinois chromosome 14, Ovbor_1.2, whole genome shotgun sequence genome contains the following window.
gtttccACAATCAACAGTCAGacaaaatggaaaagataattacaattgcaagccatagtggaaacatgattaacctaagaatataaaataaatacaatctggggggttaagtagagtgatgtggtaaatGAAAGTGCACGTTTGCACGTGTTTTCATCCACTCAGCCAGTCTAGTCTATGTCTTTCGGtcggtgcatttaatccatttacatttaaggtaattattgatatgtatgatcctgttaccattttcttaattgttttgggtttatttttttgtaggttttttccttctgttgcaTTTCCTGCCTAGAGtggttcctttagcatttgttgtgaaactggtttggtggtgctgaattctcttaacttttgcatatctgtaaagtttttgatttctctgtcaaatttGAACAAGAgttttgctgggtagagtattcttggttgtaggttcttcccttttatcactttaaatatatcatgccattcctttctggcttttagagtttctgttgagaaatcagctgataatcttatgagagttcccttgtatgttatctgttgtttttcccttgttgcttttgacactttatttttgtctttagtttttgtcagtttgattactatgtttCTCAGTGTGTTCTTCCTTAGGTTTATCCTGCCTGGccctctgcacttcctggacttggttggaTATTTCCTTTCCCACgatagggaagttttcagctactaTCTCTTCCAATATTctctcaggccctttctctctctctccttctgagaCCTCTATAATGCAGCTGTTTGTgttttaatgttgtcccagaggtctcttgggctgtcttcatttcttttctttcttttctccctattCTGTTCTGctgcagtgatttccaccattctgccCTCCAAGTCATTTATTCGTGCTTCTGCCTGTTTTTCTGCtatggattccttctagtgtattattcatctgttTGTCCTTTAGTTcgtctaggtctttggtaaacatttcttgcatcttctccattctttttccaagatcctggatcatctttacaaccattattctgaattgtttttctgaAAGGTTGCCTATCtacacttcatttagttgtttttctggggttttatcttgtctctTCCTCTGGGGACATACTCCTCTTAATTttgattagctttctgtgatATAGTTTTCATTCTGGCAGCTACAGGATTGaggttcttgcttcttctgtctgccctctggtggatgaggcttgTGTaataagcttcctgatgggaaagactagtggtgggaaaaactgggtctggCTCTGGTGGACAGGGCAGTCCTCAGTTAAACTGTAACACAATCGTCTGTTGATGAGTGGAGCTCTGCTCCCTCCGTTAGTTGTTTGGCGTGAGGCAACCCAGCCCTGGAGTCTATAGGCTCTATGgcagggttaatggtgacctccaagagggctCATGCCAAGGGGCACCTCCCAGGACCGCTGCCGCCAGTGTCCCAGTCCCCACAGCGAGCCACGGCCACTGCCACCCCCTGCCTCCACAGGAGAGCCTCCACactagcaggtaggtctggcccgGCGTCTTacggggtcactgctcctttcccctgggtcctggtgtgcacaagacTTTGTTGtgccaagactggagtctctgtgtAAGTCCTATGGTCAAGTCCCACTGGCCTGCAAAGTCAGGCTCCCTGGGGATTCCTATtacctttgctggatccccaagCTGGGAAGCCTGCTGTGGGGCTCAGAACCGTCACAACACTGGAAGGACTTCTTTGGTAGAACTGTTCTCCAttttgtgggttgcccacctattgggtatggaatttgattttatcatgattgtgtcCCTCCTACTGTCTCATTGcggcttctcctttgtctttggatgtggggtatctttttctggtgggtcccagcatcctcctgtcaatTATCCAACAGCTagctgtgattttggtgctctcatggaggagatgagtgcatgtccttctattccaccatcttgaaccaatCTTCATGCCAGctgggtttctgtcacttgtaATCAAGAACTCTGACAAGTACAGTTGGTTCTCCACATTTGCAGGCTCTGCATCTGTGAATTCAACCAGCCTCAGAtagaaaaaatttgaaacaaaagttgcagaaatttccaaaaagcaGAACTTGAATTTGTTGCCCTGGCAGCATTTAAATAGCATTTGTGTTGTGTTAGGTACTCCAGTGTCATGCCactccagtggtcacgtatggatgtgagagttggactgtgaggaaagctgaacactgaaaaattgatgcttttgaactgtggtattggagaagactcttgagagtcccttggactgcaaggagatccaatcagttcatcctaaaggagatcagtcctgggtgttcattggaagagctgatgctgaagctgaaactccaatactttggccacctcatgtgaagagttgactcattggaaaagaccctgatgttgggagggactgggggcaggaggagaaggggacgatggaggataagatgactggatggcatgactgactcaatgggcatgagtttgagtaaactctgggagttggtgatggacagggaggcctggcgtgctgcggttcatggggtcacaaagagtcggacacgagtgagtgactgaactgactgactgaggtaCTCCAGAGATGACTTAAAGTATATGGAGGATGTGCATAGGTCAAATGCAAATACTACACTATGCTATAGAAGTGATTTGTGCATCTGTGGATATTCCaaggtggggtggtggtggtggtggtcctGGAGCCAATCCTGTGAGCAAAGAATGATGAGGGACAACTATAAACCCTAGTTATTGGTCATtagggttgtttctagtttttcactgttataaataatgctgtaatgaccATCTTTAAATATGGAGCTTACCCTCAATAAGAATTAGTTCCTAAGGATATTTTCTTAGGAGTTACTAGGCAAAAGGTTTGAATATTCTTAGGGTTCTATAGacattttgcaaattattttctcaagGCTGGCAATGATTTGTATCCCTCACCTCCACTCCCCAACAATATAggtaattgtgattttttttaaaacagtcctgaagagactttcttttttaacaagccaaagttgtatttgttttcttaaacaggaaaattatgttaatataaaacaaataaaaacagacaaaaatcaaaacacacaACACGCAAAAGCACAACACACAGGACCAGTGCAAACCCTTCCCAACCCACTGCCCTCAGGTTTTGAAACCTTTATTACAGATCCCCGAAGATTAGTCTGTGTTGGAGGGTCACAGTATTgaatcagaaaaataagaaacaagacaCTTTTAAAAAGGTCTGTACACAGGTAGTAGAAGGGCGGGATGGGGAACATACACTTCTTCACTCCAACATCAAATACACAAGGCCGAAGTTTCAGTGATTACCACAGATTTCTAGAACACTACCATGTATGCTAGTCCCTGGCCCACTTTTTAAAGTTGCTCTTAAAAAGGATTAAAAGTGCACGGACACTTTCATAAGGCACGGACAGATTGTTGTACAAGTCACCTCTTTAGACGGTGAGACAATTAGACACGGAGAGAGGCCGCGTGTTCCTGAGCCAGAGCCTCTCTGCCAGAACCGGGGCAGAGACCAGAGTGAGCGGCGGAAGGAGACTGCCTCTCATTTGCCAACTTTGTGCACTCCTATTCTGGAAATGTCGGGGTTCCCTGAACACTTGGGGATTGATCTCTAGCCACCAGTCCCAAGGCCTGAAAGTAGCAGGTAGCTCTCTCCCCACATCTCCCTCCCTGGCAAGGCCTGAGGGCCATCATCAGTTGGTGGGGCTCTTAACAGTTCTGCCAAAGGCCATTTCAGCAGGAAGTTTGCTGACTGCAAGGTGTCTGGCATTCCTAATGCAGAGAAGGGTTTCTGAAGTGTGCGGGGGTCTCTGGGTCTGGAAAGCAGTTGTGTGCTAAGACAGACCCCCAAGGCAACAGAACAGCCAAGAGAACCCTCGAACTCTGCCCCAAATGTCTCATGATGTCCTTCCCTCACTTGGGCCTCCTCGCACTCCACAGGTAATAGATGCTTAGCACATGTTCACTGAATGACTCTGCGTGCATGTGTACATGATGTTTTACCAAATCCTTGAACACTCATAACCGGATCTCTGGACTGCTCAGGAAACCTTtaatgaacacctactatgtgccatcACAGGACCCAGCACTGGACAGGTCAAATACAAGTCTGCAAATCTGTCCACCTCCTGCTCTGTGCCATGCGCTGCCTGCAGGTTCGTCTTTAGACCCAGTTCCCGTCCCTATCTACAGAACACAGGCCCTGCTGACCAGGAATTGTGGATGGCTGAAAAAGTCTTGTTACACTTCAGGGAGCAGCTGCCCCAGGTAGCTAAATCCCAGGAGACTCCCAGTTCTAAGAATGGGCTAGACAAAGGAGTTTATCTTGACTTGGAAACAGCCAGATTTCTCTGGTGGCACCAGATCCCAACAAAGGGGGCATTTTCcggtctcccctcccctcccagggggCCCTGCTTTAAGAGGGTGGTGGTCACAGGGCCCAGGAAGGTGAATGGGACATGGCTCTCCCCCAGGTTGCCCCAGACGGGTGCCCGCATGTACTAGGAAGAGGCCAGGAGAAGGTGGCAGTGGGCAGATGAGCCTGAAAGAAAGGACATGGGTCTTCCCAGGCTTCGGGTGGCCAAGAGGCGTCAGTCTGGGGCTGGAACCCTCACACAGGAGCACGTGCCCGGCTCTCTCCAGGGGCTGCCCAGGCGAGCCTGAAGGAAGAAAACTCAAGCAATTTCTTGAGCTTTCTGGACCTGGGGAGAGGCAGTGGAGAGTGTGGGATTCAGCACCAGGCACCACCAGGCTTGAAGCCCAGTCCTGCCACCTCCTGCTTCACTTCAtggtcctcagttttctcacctgccaAATGGAGTAATAGCAGATCCCACTGATTCTAAAGAACACAGCTTTTCTATGTAACTTGTCTGAATAAAATGAATTGTATAGCTGTGGCACCTTAGAGTTAAAATTGGCAGTGTTTTTCCCTTAGTGGCACACAGAACGGTGTGTTTTATAACCGGTGGTGTCTTCAGTGTGGTAGTGAAGACCTGCCTCGCAGGATTGGCATGGGGACACACCTCCCCAGTGCCATGCAGGGCACACAGGGCTGCCAAATAAAGGACCATGATTCCCGtctctttcctcctgccccttctccagacAGAACCTAGAGGGCAGTGTGGGCAGCTTCTCTGCAGTGCTGAATATATCGGTTTAGAGGAAACGTCTAAACACCCCTTTAACTCCTCTTGGAAATGGGGATGCTACTAACAGCGGCTGCAGAGCGAGTTCTCCAGGCCACGAGCTCCCTCCTTCCCAGGTGACAAGTCGCCAGGCACACGTCCTGGCCCGCCCTGGGTCCAGGCCCCGGGCCGCTGGATTCCTGGCCACGGCTGCACTGAGCCAGGCTGGAACCCGAGGTGACAGGAGGGAGGCGCTGGCTGCAGAGACTCCCGGGGCTCCTGACTGAGGCTCAATCCAGGCGGGGGAGCTGCTGCCTGGAGAACACCAGCCCGGGGGGGTGATGAGCCCTCTCCTGGGGCCTGTGCATGGCCTTGCCCACACCCAATACGAGGGGGAAAAACTCAGCTGACCAAATTCAGCTGGGCACTGAGCACTGCCTAGATTTGCAAACTCTTAATTTGGCAAATGGTGGAGTGTCAGTTGCTCGCCTGAAGGTTCtgctatgaaattaaaatctgGGTGTAGTTCCCAAGTtcacaaggggggaaaaaaaccaatcAGGGATTCCTGCAGGGGCAAGAGGAGGGTTTCTGAAGCTGAGAGCAGGTCAGAAGAGCGAAGAAGCAGATAGTCCAAGACCCGGAGCACCACAAGGGCATGGACTGACTGGCCTTATGAGACTTGATCTACAGAAGGGGCCTCCAGACACCCAGCAAAATGTGTTAGATGAATGCATAAACTCTGAATGTCCTCCTTTCCTTGTCTTCCTCAACAGATGAGCAGATTAGGAACTGGAATAAAAATACCTGCTTTTCACAAGGTGTCTTGGACTTTGTAGAATGTTGTGCTGGTCCTCCCAAGAGCTCCGGCGTGGGCAGGTGCTAGGCTTCTTCTTAGACAGACCGGGAAGTGGGAAACAGAGGCTCGGGGCCCTCTCAAGACACAGCACAAGACAGGGAAGAGGTGGGGCCCAGACGGGAACTGCAGGCCTGCCAACGATCTGGGAGTCTGCAGAGATGGGCccgggcaggggtgagggggtaAGGGAGGGGAAGCAGGGCCAGGGACCTAGAAAACGCCCAGCAAAttgccctggggagggggagagtcACAAGGTCAGCATTTTCAGAGAGTGTCTCAGTTTCTAGCTAACATCCTAACGATCAGGTAACATCTCAGTAATCAGCAGGGGAAGATGAGCTGAGAATCAGAACAAAGATGGTGGCAAAGCCACGCTTCCGCCCTCTACTTGGCAGCAGGTCACCTTGGTGATGCTCACAGCTGCTGGCGAATGCCAGGCCTAGCATTTCagcaggaaaactggagagctGAGGAGtggctctttccaaccccaggGGGTTCTCTGGCATCTAGGATTCTTTCCCTCCCCCAGGAAAAGGGGacctgttgttttattttcttggagatggtgagggtGGTACAGACTGAAAGCATTTACGGATGGAGTCAAGGGGTGTAGCACTTATTATTAGGTGGTCTGGGGGCGAAGGGGTGACAAGGCTTCTAGAGGGGACACCACCCAGAGCTCTGGCCCAAGCACCCTCAGAACTGCTCTCCgagactgagagactgagttAGATACTAAAAAAGCAAATTGTTCTTTTAGGTTCTCCACCcacctaccccccacccccaccccggaggAGTCGCCGCTTTGGAGCTGTAAACAATGAGCTATTTTTTCCTCGCCTTAGAAAATCTGACTGTCCCTTTCCTATACCATCCGTGGGAGTTCTGTTTAGGTGCAGGTTCCATATATTCAAAACCAGCTGACGTCATAGCCTCAGAAAGTGAACAGCTTCTTGTCCCGCTGCCGTCTGGGCTCCAGATTGCACATTCCTTAGTGTTAAATAACCTCCTAGAGCCTGGATCCCTGGATAAATACCAATGGGTTTCTCTCAGTCATTCTCAGCCCACCCCCTCTTGCACACACACTCAACCAACGCCAGCAGAAGGCATTGCACAGGACAGGCTCCCAGCTGAGATCACCGGGGGCGGCCTTTTGGGGGCGCAGCACTTTCAGGCCAGAAGCAACCCTCACTTGGACTCGGGCCCCCGGGGGCCTCATCTCCACGACTGTCACGCCGTGCCCACCAATGCAGGGTGGCGGGCGAGATGGCAGGGCCCTTGGGCTCCCTGGCGGCTATGGTGGGTGCCTGGCCCAGGGGGGTGGGCTTCAGAAAGCTGACCTTGCTCTGGTCAAGGCCCGTGGGCGGGCCAGGCTACGGCCTGTAGATCTTAATGACGTCCTTGATGGGCCGCCGGCAGATGGGGCAGCAGGCCCGGGCCTGCCTCTTGAGCCGCAGGCCGCAGCCGTGGCACAGGCACATGTGTCCGCACGTGTAGATGACCGTGTCCACCTCGCCGTCGAAGCACACTGTGCACTCGCTGTTCTTGCTGCCCGCCAGCTCGGGCGGGGAGAACACGGGCGACACGGGCGGGCTCAGCGGGGAGCTGGGTGCCGTCACTGCGAAAGGGAGAGCAGGCAGACCTCAACTCGTGGTTCCCAGTGGGGCTCTGCCGGGCAACCCCAGGAGGGCAGAGCCTCTGCGGCAGAACCCATGGGGGGACAACTCTGGGAGACACggatttcagtttttcttccgGGTTTTGCCCCTTTTCCTATGCTCCTCCCCCAAGCAGCAAGCACCGTTATCACCCTTTGGAATGCCACATCCAGGtgttcctcctccctccaggagagggtgcgggggtgggggcaaggtCGGGAAGGGCTGACAGCCACCAGTGCAGCCCATCTCCCTGCACCCCCAGGCTCCACACGTCCTTACCCAGGGATGACTCAGATGCTGAGGAGGACTGGTTGACACTGAAGGCCATGTCGGAGTCGCTGTCGTCCTGGGAGCCACTGAGGGACCCTGACGGGGATGTGGTCGCAGGGCTGGACTGCAGGGTTCCTGAGACCAAAGAGACTCCATCAGAGACATGGGAGGTGGGCTCTGCTCTGCTGGTCCCTGGCTCTTCACTGCTTTGCACCTTCACTTCCTCATGGATCTAATGGAGGACAAGAGCTACTGCGTAGGATTCTGCTAAGAACTGATGGCATCGTACAAGTGGGGTAGCCATTTGGTCTGTGTCGGCCTGACCTCCATTCTTGTTTCAGAAACAGCACTGGAATTTTGTTGGAGGTACTACTTCACCCTCATGCACACGATCCAGGCCAAGACAATAAGAAAGAACTACCCTTGGTCTCAATGGTGGTTCagggaaagtaaaagtgaaagtcgatcagccatgtctgactctttgcgaccccatggactatagcctgccaggtttctctgtccatggaattctccaggccagattactggagtgagttgccgttcccttctctagggaatcttctcaacccagggatcgaaccagatctcccgcattacaggtggattctttatcatttgagccaccagggaagcccaagaatactagagtaggtagcctatcccttctccagcagattttcccgacctgggaattgaaccggggtcccctggagaaggaaatggcaacccactctagtattcttgcctgaagaatcccatggacagaggagcctggtgggctacagtccatggggtcgcaaagggtcggacacgactgagcgacttcagtttcactttcactttctccagcattgcaggtggattctttaccagtgaagtGCACCTAACTCAAGCAAGGCCTGCAAGCCCAGATTCTGTGATTTTCACTAGCACCACTAGGAAAGAAGGGACCCATTCCATCGAGAGAAAAGCCTGGTGCTGTAAGGTGTGCCTGAGAGTGAAGCCAACACAGAGGAAAGTAGAGCTTTGAGATGGAAAGAGAAGTAGAATCCTGATGACATACTTTCAACACCTAGATCCAGCTGTTCCTGAATCCATCCAATACACTCCCAGACTTCTACGGTATGTGGGTACTCCCCAAATGCCTTTTGCTTAGGGCACTGTGAGTGGGGTTTTGTTACTTGCAACTAGAAGACTCCTGACTAGTGTTCAACATGGATGGGTTTTCTTCCCTGAACTGTTGGTTCAGGAAATGATGGTTAtttctgatgtgaagagacacGACCCGTCCTATGCCCTACTAGAGGACTGACGGACAGATTACAGCACCAGGGCTGCTGTCAGATAGGGATCAGGAGCGCAAGTCTCTGGCCTCCAAATGCTGTTctatcttctcctcctgcctactcAAAGGCTCATCCTGGTTCTCCTATGGGTGCTGGGGAGGCGGAGAAGGACTCTAGGCTTAGTTCTTGCAAAGCCCCAGTGGGAATTCGGGCAACTTAGTTCAGGCTGAAATGATGACTATGTCTGATGGTCCCTTAAACAAACCCAAACCGACCAAATGACAACCACTGCCACCCTGTTCCTCCTCTGTCCTCAACTAAACAGCAAGTCACTGTCATTACTAATGCTACTTACTAAACATGCTGCATGTGGCAGGCACCTGCTAAAAGCATTGTATGCACCTcatcatttcatcctcacagccgCACCATGCAGGTCATCGCTCCCTTTCTACACTGAATGCATCTTCATGGATAATGATACTGGTTTTACAGGGGTATCAGGAGGATAAAACTGAATGACGTGACATATGAAGCATTCATTGTTTCTGTCATTGTTTGGACTTCCTAAAACTCAAAAACAGAGCTGTGCTCtctggaagccttccctgaccaccagcCCGGCTCCACCAAGctggagagaagagaagcccctCTGCTGTAGCGAACATCACACCGTGCAAATCTCCATCTGGGTGCCCGAGAGGATTCGAGGAGGTCCAAGGTCTGTATCCAGTCCTCTGCCCTGCCCATCTTGGGAGCTCACGGATTGACCCATAGCTGGATGCGGGGTGCACTCCGTGTTTATGTGTGGCATGAATGAATGCAAAAATCAATCTCAAAACGTGGTGGTTCAAGCCTGCATCCTATTTTCTGTGGATGATGTTattctcattttcctcttttaaatgtagctgtattttctttatctctgGCACGTAATATACTCTATATAATGTGAAAACATgcatataataaaacataataatgggggaaaaaaattcctaaCACCAGCGGGTTACTTGGGTTGGTATGGACAGGGTGTGGTCCAGGGATGGGCATCCCCGGGGCCCTGGTTAAAAATGCATCTTCTGGGGGCCCACCCCTACTGAATCGGAAACTAAGTGGAGGCCAGACGGTTCTGCTGCGTGCTCAAGTCTGGGGGACTGCTGGCTGGGTTTCAGCGGCTGCTGGAGCTGACACCTATCCAGCGGGCGCCGGGTATTCCGGGGCGAGCCCCGCGCACGCGCAGTCGGGGGACTCACCGAGGAGGCGCAGCTGGCCGGCGGCGCCGCCGCGCACGGCGAAGAAAGCCCAGAGCGCCTGCGTGGTGTCGACGCACAGCAGGCGGCCGCGCGGGCGCCCGTTGACGCCCAAGAGCACGTCGCCGCCGGGCCGCAGCGTGAAGCTGAGCGCGTCGCCGCCGCTCGGCACCGGCCCGGCGCGCGCCACCACCCAGTACTCCTTGCGGTCGATGAGCGCGTCGGGGTCCGCGGGCAGCTCGGCAGGCCGGAGCCCGCCCGGATCGCACGACGTGATGCCAAAGGCCAGCGCGCCGGGGGCCGCCAGCCCCGGGCGGCCCACTTCCACGAAGAGGCTTTCGCCGGGCCGCAGTGGGCGCTCGGAGAAGACGAGGGTGCGGCCGCCGTCGGGGCGCGGCGCGCAGGCCACCTTGCGGTCGAGCGACAGGCTCACGTCGGGCCCGCGCGTCGCGTGGAAGCGCAGGTCGGCCTCGAGCAGCGCCGGCGACGACGAGGGCCGCTGGCGCTCGCGGGGCCCGCACGGGATGGCGGCGGCCGCGTGGTCGGCGGGGGGCGGGCCTGGGGCGCGGCCCAGCGCCAGGTGGCCCAGCTTGGCCACCACCTGGTTGTTCTCGAGCTCGTTGTTGTCGAAGTTGGCCGCGTCGTGGCTGCTGGGCGGCAGGCAGGCGCTGAATCGGGCCTGGCCGAGGCGCGCGGGCGTCAGCGTGTCGGCGAACCCGCTCTCTGCGCgaggagggcagaagaagggCGGTGAGCGCGAGGGGAGCATGGCAGGCCGTGACCTCCCCGCGCCCCACCCCACCCGGCCCGccctttatttttctgattccttCCTGGGTTTATTTGAGATCTCCCGGTGCGTAGAATTGGATTAAGCATCGCTCCGAGCGCTCTGGCATAATCGTATCTTTGGGATGTTCCGACTAggcccttcctcccttcttcctcctcttcctcgcatccctccatcctttcctctccctcctttctctcttctactTTCCCCCTTTGcagcttcttcctcctccccccacccgaGGATTTTGAAGATTTAAAGGGCGTTTCAGAATCTTTACTCTCTGCCTCCCCCAACGAGTACATAAGCTCCAAGGGAAGGAGCAAACCCTCGAGTTTGTGGCCTTCCTCTGTGACAGGGTGTTACTTTAAGCCCCTTTTCACAGATCATTTAGTCTCCTGCTACCTGTGAGGTGTGTACCGTTACCACCCACCATTCAGCAGAGAAGGAGCGGAGGCACATGGGCTAGGGAACATGACCAAGGTTGCCCAGCAACTAGGTGACAAAGTCAGGCCTGGACCCCGGGGCTGCCAGGTTCCATGCTGCCTCTGAAAGAAGGCCTGCCCTCCTCACTGCTGTGTCTGCAGCAGGGAGCACGATACCTGGGTGCTATTCGAACTTTTAATGTGTAAGGTTTCTGCAAGAAAGGGACTCATTTTATAGAATAGGAAACCAAGGGGGAGTTTTTTGAAAGTcacagtgatgaaaatattttttgagtaacTTAgtaatatgaaaaaatgctcttgatctttattaagtaaaaaagcaaataaaaatagtgtTTGTCATCCAGTTAATACAGGTCTTCATGCTTTGGTAGATTACTTGTTGATCATCTCCCCACCTACACTGTGGGTCCCTGGAGCGCAGCGTCTGTGACAGTCTATTTACCACCAAGTCTCAGGGCTTAGCAGAGTACTTGGCAGATGCCTTCATTATGATGTAGTATATTAGATGAGTAAGTGAATGAGGTCTCTGGAAGAGACTGACTGCCAGTCAATAACAGAGATATCAGGGAGagaaagaattattttgaaattgtttttgtgattaaaaatattcttgttaACAAGTAAATGAAGCAAGAAAAActgtttctcaaacttttaaaACTGGACCACTCCAGCTAAGATTTTCTTAGCATTCTGTCATTtatattaagggaaaaaatatttctttctctttagcaTTTCAAATATTATAACTGTGAACATGATTTTCAAAAAGCATGCCCAAACCCCTGGTGAGAGCCTCATATGTTATTCCCTACCCGGActccctccatcaccaactcagtggacatgagttagagcaaactccgggagatggtgacggacaggaaagcccagtgtgctgcagtccctggggtcgcaaggaggcggacgtgactgagggactgaacagctCCCTCCATATACAGGGCAGAGATTGCAAACTGGCCATCCAAGTTCTGGTGGTGGTTCACAGACCTGTCTGGCTGGCCTACTGGTGTTCttccttggttttgttttcttaacttgttaattttgaaaacataaatgcaTACAATTGATTATACAAAACATAGATAATCATTGCTTTTTACCCAGATTGAACAGTTAGCATTCATGACCAATCTTGTTTCATTGATGCCCCCATCAGTTCTCCctcctattattattttgaagtaaatccTAGACGTgtcattttatcttaaaaaatttcaGTATGTCTATATCCAATTTAAAGACTTCTTGTCATATTGTGTGTGAGAATATgcttttttccccagtttgtttGAATGAAGATCCAAATAAAATCCACTCGTTGTCATTTGTCTCTTTTAAGCTAtggatgtctcttcttttttccccttctgttggtTTGTTAAATAAGTCAacactttgtctttaaaaaaaaattttttttttaattagtggcTAGGACTTGTGAGTCAAGATATTTTACTTTAAACTGGATTTGCAGCCTCTTTTGGAAAGTCAGTTCTGGTAACGCAAGGGTCTGAATTCCAGCATGTCACCAATGGGTGAGAGCTTGCTCCCATTCCCCATGGCCCTAAGCTGGCCCCTTCACCCATCTCAGCTACTCGGTTGGGCTCTGTGAACATTTGAGTTTGTCTTGTGTTAGAGGATGCTTCCCCATAACATGAGGGAAGAAGAACGATTTCAGTTTGGTCCttagaaaaagtatatatgtgtgcatgtgtctgtatCTATCTGTCTATACTACTATATGTGCAGAGGAAATCAAGGTctagaaaacataaaatg
Protein-coding sequences here:
- the NEURL1B gene encoding E3 ubiquitin-protein ligase NEURL1B; the encoded protein is MGNTVHRTLPESSPPARLLATRPCCGPGPERRPVLGEAPRFHAQAKGKNVRLDGHSRRATRRNSFCNGVTFTQRPIRLYEQVRLRLVAVRPGWSGALRFGFTAHDPSLMSAQDIPKYACPDLVTRPGYWAKALPENLALRDTVLAYWADRHGRVFYSVNDGEPVLFHCGVAVGGPLWALIDVYGITDEVQLLESGFADTLTPARLGQARFSACLPPSSHDAANFDNNELENNQVVAKLGHLALGRAPGPPPADHAAAAIPCGPRERQRPSSSPALLEADLRFHATRGPDVSLSLDRKVACAPRPDGGRTLVFSERPLRPGESLFVEVGRPGLAAPGALAFGITSCDPGGLRPAELPADPDALIDRKEYWVVARAGPVPSGGDALSFTLRPGGDVLLGVNGRPRGRLLCVDTTQALWAFFAVRGGAAGQLRLLGTLQSSPATTSPSGSLSGSQDDSDSDMAFSVNQSSSASESSLVTAPSSPLSPPVSPVFSPPELAGSKNSECTVCFDGEVDTVIYTCGHMCLCHGCGLRLKRQARACCPICRRPIKDVIKIYRP